In Neisseriaceae bacterium CLB008, one genomic interval encodes:
- a CDS encoding amidase, translating into MNIMSKSLDLGGPLWTVMLKDTIDVAGHVTMASSPALAQAPAATVHAPIVAQLLQSGCHIIGKVNLHELAFGTTGVNHWTGTVINPRFPKLIPGGSSSGSAAAVAAGLADISIGTDTGGSIRIPACCCGVYGLKPTFGRIAHQGVMPEQTSLDAIGPLADSMPMLVNAMTALDPSFQGLPMIHHFTVAVVTVAASPEVGDAVAHALARLNVPQTPVTLEQLGEAYDAGMTIINHEAWQSCGHLVASGLVGIDVAQRLLKAQHTTVAAVAAAEAIRVSFSAAVDALLQQYDVIALPTMPDVPVAVADADDLAALLGMTALVRPFNLSGHPAISLPLLSANGLPVGLQLVGVKGQDERLCAIASSIAEQLNLKPHQAMAQTQRSAS; encoded by the coding sequence ATGAATATAATGTCAAAGTCATTGGATTTGGGTGGGCCGTTGTGGACGGTCATGCTGAAGGACACCATTGACGTGGCTGGCCATGTCACCATGGCCAGCTCGCCAGCCTTAGCACAGGCGCCCGCTGCCACAGTACATGCCCCCATCGTGGCTCAGCTTTTGCAATCGGGTTGCCACATCATCGGTAAGGTTAATCTGCATGAATTAGCCTTTGGCACCACGGGCGTCAACCATTGGACGGGTACCGTCATTAACCCCCGTTTCCCTAAGCTCATTCCAGGAGGCTCATCAAGCGGCTCTGCCGCCGCGGTTGCAGCGGGCTTGGCCGACATCAGCATCGGTACCGACACCGGTGGCTCTATTCGCATTCCGGCCTGCTGCTGTGGCGTATATGGACTGAAGCCCACTTTTGGCCGCATTGCGCATCAGGGCGTTATGCCTGAGCAAACCAGCCTAGACGCCATTGGGCCATTGGCCGACAGCATGCCGATGTTGGTCAATGCCATGACTGCACTTGACCCTAGTTTTCAGGGTCTGCCCATGATTCACCACTTTACCGTTGCCGTTGTCACGGTGGCGGCCAGCCCTGAAGTGGGCGATGCCGTGGCCCACGCCTTGGCACGGCTAAATGTGCCGCAAACCCCGGTGACGCTGGAACAGTTGGGTGAGGCTTACGATGCTGGTATGACCATCATTAACCATGAAGCGTGGCAGAGCTGCGGTCACCTGGTGGCTTCTGGTTTAGTGGGTATTGACGTGGCGCAACGCTTATTGAAGGCGCAGCACACTACGGTAGCCGCGGTGGCCGCAGCCGAAGCGATCAGGGTGAGCTTTAGTGCCGCCGTCGATGCCTTATTACAGCAATATGATGTCATTGCGTTGCCAACCATGCCTGATGTGCCCGTGGCGGTTGCGGATGCCGATGATTTGGCCGCGCTGTTGGGCATGACCGCTTTGGTACGGCCCTTTAATTTATCAGGACACCCAGCTATTTCACTGCCACTTTTAAGCGCCAATGGTCTACCTGTTGGATTGCAGCTGGTGGGTGTCAAAGGGCAAGACGAGCGCCTGTGCGCCATTGCCAGCAGTATCGCTGAACAACTCAACCTCAAGCCTCATCAAGCCATGGCTCAAACTCAGAGGAGCGCCTCATGA
- a CDS encoding spinster family MFS transporter, translating into MNTQSSQTPPRSAVPNPNRQRYVYEWYVVFICMIAYILSFVDRQIISLMIEPIKQDLQLSDTQFSLLSGLAFSLFYAFMGAPIAILADRYSRSKIMAIGVVFWSLATAACGLSKNFLHLFLARMGVGVGEAALSPAFYSMAADMFPKAKLGRAVAIYSTGAFIGGGVAFLIGGYVISLIKDLDNVMVPLLGSMRPWQATFIMVGLPGVFLAVLMYFTIRDPQRQGLKIGAQGQAIKPSFGRTLAFINGHRKTFFYHFIGFSFYAMTLYSLLGWSPAFYIRHFGLSPSQTGYYLGITLLVANTSGVFFSGWLIDWFTKKGHTDAGLKAGYLGGIGLLLPAIFFTQVDSLGLSLTLLAIAMFFASFPLSTSAQSMQVLAPNQLRAQVSALFLLVSNLIGLGVGTTVVALITDNVFGSPLLVGHSISIVNLVASILTIGLLMQGCRHFRDSMAKEHGTT; encoded by the coding sequence ATGAATACCCAATCTTCCCAAACGCCTCCAAGGTCAGCGGTGCCAAACCCTAATCGCCAACGCTATGTCTATGAATGGTATGTTGTGTTTATTTGTATGATTGCTTACATTTTGTCCTTTGTGGATCGCCAAATCATTTCCCTAATGATTGAACCCATCAAGCAAGACTTACAGCTCAGTGACACTCAATTTAGCCTACTCAGTGGCCTTGCTTTCTCACTTTTTTACGCATTTATGGGTGCACCCATCGCCATTTTGGCGGATCGCTATTCTCGGTCTAAAATCATGGCCATTGGCGTGGTGTTCTGGAGCCTAGCCACCGCAGCCTGTGGCTTAAGCAAAAACTTCCTCCACCTCTTTTTAGCCCGCATGGGCGTCGGCGTCGGCGAAGCCGCACTTTCCCCCGCATTTTATTCTATGGCTGCCGATATGTTCCCCAAGGCCAAGTTAGGACGGGCGGTGGCGATTTACTCCACAGGCGCATTTATTGGGGGCGGTGTCGCCTTTCTCATCGGCGGCTACGTCATCAGCCTAATTAAAGATTTAGACAACGTCATGGTGCCCCTTTTAGGCAGCATGCGGCCGTGGCAGGCCACCTTCATCATGGTTGGTTTACCTGGCGTCTTTTTAGCTGTTTTGATGTATTTCACCATTCGTGACCCACAACGCCAAGGGCTGAAAATAGGCGCCCAAGGCCAAGCCATAAAGCCGAGCTTTGGCCGTACATTGGCCTTCATCAACGGCCACCGAAAAACATTTTTTTATCACTTCATAGGCTTTTCATTTTATGCCATGACACTATATAGCCTTTTGGGCTGGTCGCCCGCATTTTACATTCGCCACTTTGGCCTCAGTCCCAGCCAAACTGGCTATTATTTGGGTATCACCCTCTTAGTGGCCAACACCAGTGGCGTATTTTTTAGCGGTTGGTTGATTGATTGGTTTACCAAAAAAGGCCACACCGATGCCGGTTTGAAAGCGGGCTACTTAGGTGGCATTGGCTTACTGCTGCCGGCCATTTTTTTTACTCAAGTCGATAGCCTCGGCCTCTCACTCACCCTCTTGGCCATCGCCATGTTTTTCGCCTCTTTTCCCTTATCCACATCGGCTCAATCCATGCAGGTACTGGCACCCAATCAATTACGCGCACAGGTGTCAGCCCTATTCTTATTGGTATCCAACCTCATCGGGCTTGGCGTAGGCACCACCGTCGTAGCCTTGATTACCGACAATGTCTTTGGTTCACCGCTGCTGGTCGGTCATTCAATCTCCATCGTCAATCTGGTGGCCTCCATATTAACCATTGGCTTACTGATGCAAGGCTGTCGGCATTTTCGCGACAGTATGGCCAAAGAACACGGTACGACTTAA
- a CDS encoding LysR family transcriptional regulator — translation MSTPITPNLGGITVFIAAVEAGSFAQAAERVHLSRSAVGKTISRLEAQLNARLFHRTTRSLRLTEAGSLFYEHCLRAVAELNAAQALIDEDQQTVKGQLRVSMPVLFGRLCVAPLLLDLAQQHPQLALTLSFNDRFVDLNADGFDLVIRHRGFEHSGHLVARHLVTYSMVLCASPQYLSQHGEPKTLDQLNQHEALMYRRGSLNSPWFNDLSRPQPARFYFDDIQAIADAAISGLGIAYLPDWLVKTALAKGQLHAIPLLLPQASPTDFQVHALWQPHPHLPLKIRAAVDHLVTQLPTQLLRT, via the coding sequence ATGAGCACGCCCATCACGCCTAACCTCGGCGGCATTACCGTCTTTATCGCCGCCGTTGAGGCCGGCAGCTTTGCCCAAGCGGCTGAACGCGTTCATCTGTCGCGCTCGGCGGTGGGCAAAACCATTAGCCGACTCGAAGCCCAACTGAATGCGCGCCTGTTTCACCGCACCACCCGAAGTCTGCGGTTGACCGAGGCAGGCAGCCTCTTTTATGAACATTGTCTACGGGCCGTCGCCGAACTCAATGCGGCACAAGCCTTAATCGATGAAGACCAACAAACGGTTAAAGGCCAGCTGCGGGTGTCAATGCCGGTCCTGTTTGGGCGTCTGTGTGTGGCACCGCTGCTGCTCGACTTAGCCCAACAGCACCCACAGCTGGCGCTGACGCTGTCGTTTAACGATCGCTTCGTTGACCTCAATGCCGATGGCTTTGACCTCGTCATCCGCCATCGCGGCTTTGAGCACAGTGGCCATTTAGTCGCCCGTCACCTAGTCACCTACAGTATGGTGCTGTGCGCCTCGCCCCAGTATTTAAGCCAACACGGCGAACCCAAGACCCTAGATCAGCTCAATCAGCACGAAGCCTTGATGTATCGCCGCGGCAGCCTAAACAGCCCATGGTTTAATGACCTGAGCCGTCCTCAGCCGGCCCGTTTTTATTTTGATGACATTCAAGCCATTGCCGACGCCGCCATCAGCGGCTTAGGCATCGCTTATCTGCCCGACTGGCTGGTCAAAACAGCTTTAGCCAAGGGCCAATTACACGCTATCCCCTTACTCCTGCCGCAGGCCTCGCCAACCGACTTTCAAGTGCACGCCCTGTGGCAGCCGCACCCTCATCTGCCCCTCAAAATCAGAGCCGCTGTTGATCACCTGGTGACACAGCTGCCTACGCAGCTGTTGCGGACATAA
- a CDS encoding NAD(P)-dependent alcohol dehydrogenase, with protein MKQQMQQWRLANNGLEHLAQVAAPIPEPGPGEVRVKVTAVALNHRDLTVINDWTWPSFPLVLGSDMAGVVDKLGSGDSPYQIGDRVISSFTPSWLDGKLTGLASGGINLDLGGGLQGVLAEYIVLPVSGLVPAPTTLTDVEASTLTCAGLTAWFALIEKGGLKAGDRVLIQGTGGVALFALQLAKAHGAEVFITSGDAEKGARARALGADHVLDRHGDWVAEVLALTHNQGVEQVLNNVGGANLAQALKVVAVEGYIAMIGAMGDDDLRGSVSQLLIKSPTIKGIHVGHRRALADLVQAVDATHLKPVIDSTYTWAQLPAALAHLARGPFGKIVITL; from the coding sequence ATGAAACAGCAGATGCAACAATGGCGGCTCGCCAACAACGGCCTCGAACATTTAGCTCAGGTCGCCGCGCCGATCCCAGAGCCTGGCCCCGGCGAAGTCAGGGTAAAAGTCACCGCGGTGGCGCTCAACCATCGTGACCTCACCGTGATCAACGACTGGACGTGGCCATCGTTTCCGCTGGTGTTGGGCTCAGACATGGCGGGCGTTGTGGATAAACTGGGCTCAGGCGACAGCCCATATCAGATTGGCGACCGGGTGATTTCTAGCTTTACACCGTCTTGGCTAGACGGCAAGTTGACCGGCCTAGCCAGCGGCGGCATTAATCTCGACCTAGGCGGCGGCCTACAGGGTGTTTTGGCTGAATACATCGTCTTACCCGTCAGTGGCCTTGTGCCTGCGCCCACCACCCTAACCGACGTCGAAGCCAGCACCTTAACCTGCGCCGGCTTAACGGCTTGGTTTGCCCTGATTGAAAAAGGGGGTCTTAAAGCCGGTGATCGGGTTTTGATTCAAGGCACCGGCGGCGTGGCGCTGTTTGCCCTGCAATTGGCCAAGGCGCATGGCGCCGAAGTGTTCATTACCTCGGGTGATGCAGAAAAAGGCGCCCGTGCGCGTGCTCTAGGGGCCGATCATGTCTTAGATCGGCACGGCGATTGGGTGGCCGAAGTGTTGGCTTTAACCCACAATCAGGGGGTCGAACAGGTGTTGAACAATGTGGGCGGCGCCAATCTGGCGCAGGCCCTGAAGGTGGTGGCGGTGGAAGGCTATATCGCCATGATTGGGGCCATGGGCGACGATGACCTACGCGGTTCAGTGAGTCAGCTGTTGATCAAATCACCCACGATTAAAGGCATCCACGTCGGCCATCGTCGCGCCTTAGCCGATTTGGTTCAGGCCGTTGATGCCACCCACCTCAAACCGGTAATTGACAGCACTTATACCTGGGCGCAGCTGCCGGCAGCGCTAGCGCATTTGGCTCGTGGACCCTTTGGCAAAATTGTCATCACGTTATAA
- a CDS encoding acyl-CoA dehydrogenase family protein: protein MNTLLEQTALPTKASQLPDLLIDIRRRAQNDEFDAQACISPDVIEQFKHIGVYRALVPKCFGGEEWTPMQFCTLIEQLSCADGSAGWVASFGMSPAYLGVLPEATLSQIYAQGPDVVFAGGIFPPQPAVTVAGGYRVSGRWQYSSGCKSADIVGVGISPVKADNSLGLPHMAVLPRAQIEIEETWDTVGLKGTGSHDLVVNDVWVAEDWTMVRGSASTRPEPFFRYPALSFATQVLSVVALGIARAAIDELVTMSANSRSITGGPSMGQRPLTQFNVAQAEADWRAARSWFYEAMSLAWDSVLAGDAVSPEQINALRLSSTHATRVAAKVSRDIQLLSGMAGIYRNHPLSRYVNDTNVITQHAFMGDLTYQNAGAMLFGQVPLGGYL from the coding sequence ATGAATACCTTATTAGAACAGACTGCGTTGCCAACAAAGGCCAGCCAGTTACCTGACTTATTGATTGATATTCGTCGTCGCGCGCAGAACGATGAATTTGATGCTCAGGCCTGTATTTCACCAGACGTGATTGAGCAGTTTAAGCACATTGGCGTGTACCGTGCTTTGGTGCCGAAATGTTTTGGTGGTGAAGAATGGACGCCGATGCAGTTTTGTACGCTCATCGAACAGCTTTCCTGCGCCGATGGCTCTGCGGGGTGGGTAGCCAGTTTTGGCATGAGCCCCGCCTATTTAGGCGTGTTGCCCGAAGCCACGTTAAGCCAGATTTATGCCCAAGGCCCTGATGTGGTGTTTGCCGGTGGTATTTTTCCCCCTCAGCCAGCGGTGACGGTAGCAGGAGGCTATCGGGTCAGCGGTCGCTGGCAGTATTCCAGTGGCTGTAAGAGCGCCGACATCGTGGGCGTGGGCATTAGCCCCGTTAAAGCCGACAACAGCTTAGGCCTACCGCATATGGCCGTGCTGCCACGGGCGCAAATTGAGATTGAAGAAACCTGGGACACCGTTGGTTTAAAAGGTACGGGCAGCCATGACTTGGTCGTGAACGACGTGTGGGTGGCTGAAGATTGGACCATGGTGCGCGGGTCGGCATCGACGCGCCCAGAGCCTTTTTTCCGTTATCCAGCGCTGTCGTTTGCCACCCAGGTGCTGTCGGTGGTGGCTTTAGGCATCGCCCGAGCGGCCATCGACGAGCTGGTGACGATGTCGGCCAATAGCCGCTCCATCACGGGTGGGCCCAGTATGGGTCAGCGCCCGCTGACCCAGTTTAACGTGGCGCAAGCCGAAGCCGATTGGCGCGCCGCGCGCAGTTGGTTTTATGAAGCGATGAGCCTTGCCTGGGACAGTGTTTTGGCCGGAGACGCCGTGAGCCCAGAGCAGATCAACGCCCTGCGTCTGTCTTCTACCCACGCCACCCGCGTGGCGGCCAAAGTCAGCCGAGACATTCAGCTGCTGTCAGGCATGGCGGGTATTTATCGTAACCACCCCTTAAGCCGCTACGTCAACGATACCAATGTGATTACCCAACATGCCTTTATGGGCGACTTAACCTATCAAAACGCCGGCGCCATGCTGTTTGGGCAAGTGCCTTTAGGCGGCTATTTATAA